The Streptomyces sp. NBC_01775 genome includes a region encoding these proteins:
- a CDS encoding glyoxalase superfamily protein has protein sequence MDDCAPGERADDETVIPILRTADAARAVRWYARLGFAPCWEHRFAPGLPAFVEIGRGAVRLFLSEHEGDARPDTLVYLRVREVDPLAREFGVEVEEAPWAREIELRDPDGNRLRVGTPRE, from the coding sequence ATGGACGACTGCGCGCCCGGCGAGCGGGCCGATGACGAGACCGTGATCCCCATTCTGCGGACGGCCGACGCGGCGCGGGCCGTGCGGTGGTACGCGCGGCTGGGGTTCGCTCCGTGCTGGGAGCACCGCTTCGCGCCGGGCCTTCCGGCGTTCGTCGAGATCGGGCGGGGCGCGGTGCGGCTGTTCCTGTCGGAGCACGAGGGGGACGCGCGGCCCGACACGCTGGTGTATCTGCGGGTGCGGGAAGTCGACCCGCTCGCCCGGGAGTTCGGCGTCGAGGTCGAGGAGGCCCCCTGGGCCCGCGAGATCGAGCTGCGCGACCCGGACGGCAACCGCCTCCGGGTCGGCACCCCGCGGGAGTAG
- a CDS encoding HXXEE domain-containing protein: MEAKRTTGTVGAGVTLGLFAAWALHDAEEVAAMPHWTRTRVPELRERLPWVPERIWARLESLDGAEFSTAVAVMGAVVAAAAAEGARTGGRSAFYQTALNGFGLHGFGHLAQAAAVQGYTPGSVTSPLLVIPFTAWARGRLRDAGALRPTRPRDAVLGLAFAAAATGLSHAVARRLRHR, translated from the coding sequence ATGGAAGCGAAGCGTACGACCGGGACGGTCGGAGCCGGTGTCACCTTGGGGCTGTTCGCGGCGTGGGCGCTCCACGACGCCGAAGAGGTCGCGGCGATGCCGCACTGGACGCGCACCCGCGTGCCCGAGCTGCGGGAGCGGCTGCCGTGGGTGCCGGAGCGGATATGGGCCCGGCTGGAGTCGCTGGACGGCGCGGAGTTCTCCACCGCCGTCGCCGTGATGGGCGCTGTGGTGGCAGCGGCGGCGGCCGAGGGGGCGCGCACCGGGGGGCGCTCCGCTTTCTACCAGACGGCACTGAACGGCTTCGGGCTGCACGGCTTCGGGCACCTCGCCCAGGCGGCGGCCGTGCAGGGCTACACCCCCGGCTCGGTCACCTCCCCGCTGCTGGTCATCCCCTTCACGGCCTGGGCCCGCGGCCGGCTGCGCGACGCCGGAGCCCTGCGCCCCACCCGTCCGCGCGACGCCGTCCTGGGCCTGGCCTTCGCCGCTGCCGCCACCGGGCTCTCCCACGCGGTGGCCCGGCGGCTGCGCCACCGCTGA
- a CDS encoding alpha/beta hydrolase family protein produces MSDAECKALLALEPVGPESQERYGPHPSQVIDLYGVGGTGKRIVVLHGGFWREGWDRTHLSPFAAALAGQGMSVALVEYRRVGGDGGWPSTVEDVDAALEHLGAPPSVLVGHSSGGQLALWAASKRARAAGRVVAVAPVADLERAHDLSLSEGSVAEFLGGEDKVAAAMPDADPMRLLPRIPVEILHGTADLDVPIELSRRYANNWGGRLHLLPGVGHYAPLTPRTPAFDVLASSLR; encoded by the coding sequence ATGAGCGACGCGGAGTGCAAGGCGCTGCTGGCACTCGAACCGGTGGGGCCGGAGAGCCAGGAGCGGTACGGACCGCACCCGTCACAGGTCATCGACCTGTACGGAGTGGGTGGCACGGGCAAGCGGATCGTGGTCCTGCACGGCGGCTTCTGGCGTGAGGGGTGGGACAGGACGCATCTGTCGCCGTTCGCCGCCGCGCTGGCGGGCCAGGGGATGTCGGTGGCGCTCGTCGAGTACCGACGGGTGGGCGGCGACGGGGGCTGGCCCTCGACCGTCGAGGACGTCGACGCCGCGCTCGAACACCTGGGGGCGCCGCCGAGCGTGCTGGTGGGGCACTCCTCGGGGGGCCAGCTGGCGCTGTGGGCGGCCTCCAAGCGGGCGCGGGCCGCGGGCCGGGTGGTGGCCGTGGCGCCGGTCGCCGATCTGGAGCGGGCGCACGATCTGTCGCTGAGCGAGGGCTCGGTGGCCGAGTTCCTCGGCGGCGAGGACAAGGTCGCAGCGGCCATGCCGGACGCGGACCCGATGCGGCTGCTGCCGCGTATCCCGGTGGAGATCCTGCACGGGACGGCCGACCTGGACGTGCCCATCGAGCTGTCCCGGCGTTACGCGAACAACTGGGGCGGCCGGCTGCATCTGCTGCCCGGCGTCGGCCACTACGCGCCGTTGACGCCGCGCACCCCCGCCTTCGACGTGCTGGCCTCGTCCCTGCGCTGA
- a CDS encoding ABC transporter permease — MSTVTDAAPRTGAVRGRESSGRHALAGTGTLVLFALRRDRVRLPVWVLAIFLVSLSGISKAKTMAPDDPAKAADMIKTLSGPAMLAMTGPEHYLSDFTPAAALSLQMLGYGAILAGLMSVLTVVRHTRADEETGIAELIRSGVVGRHATLTAALTTVASANVVLGLLLAGTLPGAGLDGSTAGGALLYGAAHTAVGLVFAGVAAVTVQLSAHARAASGMALSVLGAAYALRAAGDVGTDAISWLSPIGWAQRSYPFVDDRWWPLLLALAVAVVTGAAGYLLSTRRDVGAGLLPPRLGSARATRVLTHPLGFALRLHRGLLLGFGAGLVLLGAMYGSLLGDIEDMLNDLGGDVRDAIAEAGGSLSESFASTIMLVIAVVASLYVVMAALRPRSEETAGRAEPLLATGLSRSRWVGSHLVVALGGGTLVLLLGALGLGLAGAAATGDAGLLGRLLGAGLAYAPALWVTGGVAALLFGWAPKATAVAWLVPVYGFVVGYLGKLLDLPGWMNDLSPFGHVPQLPSADMRWTPELLLVLVAAGLLAVGLAGFRRRDLETK, encoded by the coding sequence ATGAGCACCGTCACCGACGCCGCACCCCGCACCGGGGCCGTGCGCGGCCGGGAATCCTCCGGCAGGCACGCCCTCGCGGGCACCGGCACCCTCGTCCTCTTCGCGCTGCGGCGCGACCGGGTGCGCCTGCCCGTATGGGTTCTGGCGATCTTCCTCGTCTCGCTGTCGGGCATCAGCAAGGCCAAGACCATGGCGCCCGACGACCCGGCCAAGGCCGCCGACATGATCAAGACGCTGAGCGGCCCGGCCATGCTCGCCATGACGGGGCCCGAGCACTACCTTTCGGACTTCACGCCCGCCGCGGCCCTCAGCCTGCAAATGCTCGGCTACGGCGCGATCCTGGCCGGTCTGATGAGCGTGCTCACCGTCGTACGGCACACCAGGGCCGACGAGGAGACCGGCATCGCCGAGCTGATCCGCTCCGGGGTCGTGGGCCGGCACGCCACGCTCACCGCGGCCCTCACCACTGTCGCGAGCGCCAACGTGGTCCTCGGGCTGCTGCTCGCCGGCACGCTGCCGGGCGCCGGGCTCGACGGTTCGACGGCGGGCGGCGCGCTGCTCTACGGCGCGGCCCACACCGCGGTCGGCCTCGTCTTCGCGGGCGTCGCCGCCGTCACCGTGCAGCTCAGCGCCCACGCCAGGGCCGCCTCCGGGATGGCGCTGAGCGTGCTCGGCGCCGCCTACGCGCTGCGCGCCGCGGGCGACGTGGGCACCGACGCGATCTCCTGGCTCTCGCCCATCGGCTGGGCCCAGCGCAGCTACCCCTTCGTCGACGACCGCTGGTGGCCGCTGCTGCTCGCCCTCGCGGTGGCCGTGGTGACGGGCGCCGCCGGGTACCTGCTCAGCACCCGGCGCGACGTGGGAGCCGGGCTGCTGCCGCCCAGGCTGGGCAGCGCGCGGGCCACCCGGGTGCTCACCCACCCGCTCGGCTTCGCCCTGAGACTGCACCGCGGCCTGCTCCTCGGCTTCGGCGCGGGGCTGGTGCTGCTCGGCGCGATGTACGGGTCCCTCCTCGGCGACATCGAGGACATGCTCAACGACCTCGGCGGCGACGTACGCGACGCCATCGCCGAGGCGGGCGGCTCGCTGTCGGAGTCCTTCGCCTCGACGATCATGCTGGTGATCGCCGTCGTCGCCTCGCTCTACGTCGTCATGGCCGCGCTGCGCCCGCGCTCGGAGGAGACCGCGGGCCGGGCCGAGCCGCTGCTGGCCACCGGTCTGTCGCGGTCCCGCTGGGTCGGGTCGCACCTGGTGGTCGCCCTCGGCGGCGGCACGCTGGTGCTGCTTCTCGGCGCGCTCGGCCTCGGCCTGGCCGGTGCCGCCGCCACGGGGGACGCGGGCCTGCTCGGGCGGCTGCTGGGCGCGGGACTCGCCTACGCGCCCGCGCTGTGGGTCACCGGCGGGGTGGCGGCGCTGCTGTTCGGCTGGGCGCCGAAGGCGACGGCCGTCGCGTGGCTGGTGCCCGTCTACGGCTTCGTCGTCGGCTACCTCGGCAAGCTCCTGGACCTGCCCGGCTGGATGAACGACCTCTCGCCCTTCGGCCACGTCCCCCAGCTTCCCTCGGCGGACATGCGCTGGACGCCGGAGCTGCTGCTCGTCCTCGTGGCCGCGGGGCTGCTGGCGGTGGGGCTGGCCGGGTTCCGCAGGAGGGACCTGGAGACGAAGTAG
- the kynU gene encoding kynureninase, which yields MSEPNRAAGTEPARSLDRRDPLAALRELFVLDPATVYLDGNSLGALPRSVPARVADVVNREWGRLRIRSWTESGWWTAPERVGELVAPILGAAPGQVVVGDSTSVNIFKAVVGAVRIAQEGSTGDAGATGDAGAAGEAEQRTELLVDRATFPTDGYIASAAARLTGCTLRPVAAAEVPAAVGPRTAAVLLNHVDYRTGELHDLPALTAAVRAAGAVSVWDLCHSAGALPVGLDAHGVDLAVGCTYKYLNGGPGSPAYLYVRSGLQARFDSPLPGWNSHAEPFAMAPGYEPVDGAGRGRVGTPDIVSMSALEEALRVWEGVAIEDVRAKSLALTDYFLRRVRELVPADAAVSLTSLTPEEHARRGSQVALLCDPAQEAGRVMEELAARGVIGDFRYPGVLRFGFTPLYTSFEDAERAARVLGEVTGGPR from the coding sequence ATGTCTGAGCCGAACCGGGCAGCCGGGACCGAGCCCGCCCGCTCCCTCGACCGCCGTGACCCCCTCGCCGCCCTCCGTGAGCTGTTCGTCCTCGACCCCGCCACCGTCTACCTCGACGGGAACTCCCTCGGCGCCCTGCCCCGCTCCGTGCCCGCGCGGGTCGCGGACGTGGTGAACCGGGAATGGGGGCGGCTGCGGATCCGGTCCTGGACGGAGTCCGGCTGGTGGACGGCCCCCGAGCGGGTGGGCGAGCTGGTGGCACCGATCCTGGGCGCCGCGCCGGGGCAGGTGGTGGTGGGCGACTCCACCAGCGTGAACATCTTCAAGGCCGTCGTGGGCGCCGTCCGCATAGCTCAGGAGGGGAGCACGGGGGACGCGGGAGCGACGGGGGACGCGGGCGCCGCCGGGGAGGCTGAGCAGCGCACCGAACTGCTCGTCGACCGGGCGACGTTCCCCACCGACGGGTACATCGCCTCCGCCGCCGCCCGGCTCACCGGCTGCACCCTGCGGCCGGTGGCGGCGGCGGAGGTACCCGCGGCCGTGGGGCCGCGCACGGCGGCGGTGCTGCTCAACCACGTCGACTACCGCACCGGCGAACTGCACGACCTGCCCGCGCTGACGGCCGCCGTCCGCGCGGCGGGCGCGGTGTCCGTGTGGGACCTGTGCCACAGCGCGGGCGCCCTGCCCGTGGGGCTGGACGCGCACGGCGTCGACCTCGCCGTCGGCTGCACGTACAAATACCTCAACGGCGGGCCCGGCTCGCCCGCCTACCTGTATGTGCGAAGCGGCCTCCAAGCCCGCTTCGACTCCCCGCTCCCCGGCTGGAACTCGCACGCCGAGCCGTTCGCCATGGCCCCCGGCTACGAGCCCGTCGACGGCGCCGGGCGCGGGCGCGTCGGCACGCCCGACATCGTGTCCATGTCCGCGCTGGAAGAGGCGCTGCGCGTGTGGGAGGGGGTGGCCATCGAGGACGTACGGGCCAAGTCGCTGGCGCTGACGGACTACTTCCTGCGCCGGGTGCGCGAGCTGGTACCCGCGGACGCCGCCGTCTCGCTGACGTCGCTCACCCCCGAGGAGCACGCGCGGCGCGGCAGCCAGGTCGCGCTGCTGTGCGACCCGGCGCAGGAGGCGGGGCGGGTGATGGAGGAGCTGGCGGCACGCGGGGTGATCGGGGATTTCCGGTACCCGGGCGTACTCCGCTTCGGATTCACCCCGCTCTACACTTCGTTCGAGGACGCCGAGCGGGCTGCTCGCGTCCTGGGCGAAGTGACCGGGGGGCCACGATGA
- a CDS encoding ABC transporter ATP-binding protein: protein MNAATTATAPTTTAISVSGLVKTFGRTRALDGLDLDVASGEVHGFLGPNGAGKSTTLRVLLGLLRADTGTARLLGADPWDDAVALHQRLAYVPGDVELWPNLTGGEAIDLLARLRNGFGGAKRLHSGRRRVTGGLDGGKRAELIERFDLDPTKKGRTYSKGNRQKVAIIAALASDAELLLLDEPTAGLDPLMEVIFQDVILQAKAAGRTVLLSSHILSQVEKLCDRVSIIRLGKIVQSGTLSEMRHLTRTTIEAETDAPMTGLDTLPGIHNLRTDGDRVHFAVDGAHLDAAVRHLSGLGVRSLVSHPPTLEELMLRHYGDELSANRHGMGGIEADTSVDTGPDAEATSR, encoded by the coding sequence ATGAACGCCGCTACCACCGCGACCGCCCCCACGACCACGGCGATCTCCGTCTCCGGACTCGTCAAGACCTTCGGCAGGACCCGCGCACTGGACGGGCTCGACCTGGACGTCGCCAGCGGTGAGGTTCACGGCTTCCTCGGCCCCAACGGGGCGGGCAAGTCGACCACCCTCCGCGTCCTGCTCGGACTCCTGCGCGCCGACACGGGCACGGCCCGGCTGCTCGGCGCCGACCCCTGGGACGACGCGGTCGCCCTCCATCAGCGCCTCGCCTACGTCCCCGGCGATGTCGAGCTGTGGCCCAACCTGACCGGCGGCGAGGCCATCGACCTCCTCGCCCGGCTACGCAATGGATTCGGCGGCGCGAAGCGTCTCCACTCGGGGCGGCGGCGGGTGACGGGTGGGCTCGACGGGGGCAAGCGGGCCGAGCTGATCGAGCGCTTCGACCTCGACCCCACCAAGAAGGGCCGCACCTACTCCAAGGGCAACCGGCAGAAGGTCGCCATCATCGCGGCGCTCGCCTCCGACGCGGAGCTGCTGCTGCTGGACGAGCCCACGGCGGGCCTCGACCCGCTGATGGAGGTGATCTTCCAGGACGTGATCCTCCAGGCGAAGGCCGCGGGCCGGACCGTCCTGCTCTCCAGCCACATCCTGTCCCAGGTCGAGAAGCTCTGTGACCGGGTGAGCATCATCCGGCTCGGCAAGATCGTCCAGTCCGGGACGCTCAGCGAGATGCGGCACCTGACCAGGACCACCATCGAGGCCGAGACCGACGCACCCATGACCGGGCTCGACACGCTGCCCGGCATCCACAACCTGCGCACCGACGGGGACCGCGTCCACTTCGCCGTCGACGGGGCCCACCTCGACGCCGCCGTACGGCACCTGAGCGGTCTCGGCGTACGCAGCCTCGTCAGCCACCCGCCGACTCTGGAGGAGCTGATGCTGCGCCACTACGGCGACGAGCTGTCGGCCAACAGGCACGGCATGGGCGGCATCGAAGCGGACACCTCCGTGGACACCGGCCCGGACGCGGAGGCCACCTCGCGATGA
- a CDS encoding tryptophan 2,3-dioxygenase family protein — MPHEPTDFPELDFAGTTPYEDYVQADLLTHLQHPLSDDPGELVFLVTTQVMELWFTVIVHEWQTAGGCLRDDDVPGALDALTRSTYELRALNASWEPLAHLTPAQFNAYRSALGDGSGFQSAMYRRMEFLLGEKSASMLVPHRGSPRVHAELEKALQEPSLYDEALRFLARHGAPVPQAVLDRDVSGRYEPDAGVEAVWAGIYAGAPQDLAHRLGEGLTEVAELVWRWRNDHLVATRRAMGAKTGTGGSSGVAWLEKRAAKQVFPELWTARSHV; from the coding sequence ATGCCGCACGAGCCGACCGATTTCCCCGAACTCGACTTCGCGGGCACGACGCCGTACGAGGACTACGTACAGGCGGATCTGCTCACCCACCTCCAGCACCCGCTCTCCGACGACCCCGGCGAGCTGGTGTTCCTGGTCACGACCCAGGTCATGGAGCTGTGGTTCACCGTCATCGTGCACGAGTGGCAGACCGCGGGCGGCTGTCTGCGCGACGACGACGTGCCCGGCGCACTGGACGCGCTGACGCGCTCCACGTACGAGCTGCGCGCCCTCAACGCCTCCTGGGAGCCGCTGGCGCACCTGACGCCCGCGCAATTCAACGCCTACCGCTCGGCGCTCGGTGACGGCTCCGGCTTCCAGTCGGCCATGTACCGGCGCATGGAGTTCCTGCTGGGTGAGAAGTCCGCCTCGATGCTGGTGCCGCACCGGGGCTCTCCCCGGGTGCACGCCGAGCTGGAGAAGGCGCTCCAGGAGCCGAGCCTGTACGACGAGGCCCTGCGCTTCCTCGCCCGGCACGGCGCACCCGTCCCCCAGGCCGTGCTGGACCGCGACGTCTCCGGGCGGTACGAGCCGGACGCGGGCGTGGAGGCCGTCTGGGCCGGGATCTACGCGGGCGCCCCGCAGGATCTCGCCCACCGCCTGGGGGAGGGGCTGACCGAGGTCGCCGAGCTGGTGTGGCGATGGCGCAACGACCACCTGGTGGCGACGCGGCGGGCCATGGGCGCCAAGACCGGGACCGGCGGGTCCTCGGGCGTCGCCTGGCTGGAGAAGCGGGCCGCCAAGCAGGTCTTCCCGGAGCTGTGGACGGCGCGCAGCCATGTCTGA
- a CDS encoding GbsR/MarR family transcriptional regulator: MADQRAETGTNGGTEPGVTDDEEARRHYAEKISPFVERFAADLTEAGMQRMASRVFACLLASEEGALTSAELSERLQASPAAISGAVRYLAQVNMISRQRDPGSRRERYLLHHDVWYSTLLNRDNVLTRWTATLRTGARAIGEATPGGRRVNESAEFLRFMQVELEALLKRWQETHGASDHHPPPPGTGMDTGTAPDTGESPG; the protein is encoded by the coding sequence GTGGCAGATCAGAGGGCGGAGACCGGCACGAACGGTGGGACCGAACCGGGCGTAACGGATGACGAAGAAGCCCGGCGGCACTACGCCGAGAAGATCTCGCCCTTCGTCGAGCGCTTCGCCGCCGACCTCACCGAAGCGGGCATGCAGCGCATGGCGTCCCGCGTCTTCGCCTGCCTGCTCGCCTCCGAGGAGGGCGCCTTGACCTCGGCCGAGCTGAGCGAGCGCCTCCAGGCCAGCCCCGCCGCGATCTCCGGCGCCGTGCGCTATCTCGCGCAGGTCAACATGATCAGCCGGCAGCGCGATCCCGGCTCCCGGCGCGAGCGCTATCTGCTGCACCACGACGTCTGGTACAGCACCCTGCTCAACCGCGACAACGTCCTGACCCGCTGGACGGCCACCCTCCGCACCGGGGCCCGTGCCATCGGGGAGGCCACCCCCGGGGGGCGCCGCGTCAACGAGAGCGCCGAGTTCCTCCGTTTCATGCAGGTCGAGCTGGAGGCCCTGCTCAAGCGATGGCAGGAGACCCACGGCGCCTCCGACCACCACCCGCCGCCCCCCGGCACCGGCATGGACACCGGCACCGCTCCGGACACCGGCGAGAGCCCCGGCTGA
- a CDS encoding serine/threonine-protein kinase, whose translation MTDLTSDDPAHVGPYRLLRRLGAGGMGRVYLARSSGGRTVAVKLVKGDLADDPLFRARFQLEVEAARRVGDRWTAPVLDADTEADTPWVATGYIAGPSLDEVVSAGTQSWTGTRRRSGYGPLPADSLRVLAYGLASALLDIHGAGLVHRDLKPSNVLLTIDGPRVIDFGIARALDAVPESTLTTAGMVVGSPSYMSPEQITGDPVTAASDVFCLGGVLAYAATGRPPFGSPSGAGGVHSVMFRIASEEPDLAGLDDEPEPGGSGDPRDPREPAGPRKAGDRAGPGSGMGPMRKLIADCLDKDPENRPAPEEVVERVQPIATGISAPPWLPAGLLAELGRHAAELLDAETPPSGSGRPGAPVLPTASPAPSAPGASPETAGQAEAPSESGTPSPSDSSLSSGTTAPEPATPTEVRRPDGDPASGSRPRRPRRVGRALLVAAGVVVLVGAGVAAGTGLGPLGDDEKKKESRSDSDVPPEYVGTWVGAVERDGRPTGQHRRFVITEGNEGEVVANSVSLGTDYECKSDGKLEGKAGSASGVGLRLNTKVVKSLPEGKCAAIGEHTLLAKPGDTLEWRAAGRTATLHKVASPEKIPQELVGKWQRQLANGGQQTLTIAADDIDGKGLSMISNGVERCEADADVFSVGTDTDPVRVAPPEVDRTVSRGACQAGNASTLRLDGETLRREFPDGGAVVYERAE comes from the coding sequence ATGACGGACCTGACGTCGGACGATCCGGCCCACGTAGGCCCGTACCGGCTGCTGCGCAGGCTCGGGGCCGGCGGCATGGGCCGGGTGTATCTCGCGCGCTCCTCGGGCGGACGCACCGTGGCGGTCAAGCTCGTCAAGGGAGACCTGGCCGACGATCCCCTCTTCCGCGCCAGGTTCCAGCTGGAGGTCGAGGCCGCGCGGCGCGTCGGCGACCGGTGGACGGCGCCGGTGCTGGACGCCGACACCGAGGCCGACACCCCGTGGGTGGCCACCGGTTACATCGCGGGCCCCTCGCTCGACGAGGTCGTCTCGGCGGGCACCCAGAGCTGGACCGGGACGCGGCGCCGGTCGGGGTACGGTCCGCTGCCGGCCGATTCGCTGCGGGTTCTCGCCTACGGGCTGGCCTCGGCGCTGCTGGACATCCACGGCGCCGGGCTCGTGCACCGCGACCTCAAACCCTCCAACGTGCTGCTGACGATCGACGGGCCGCGCGTCATCGACTTCGGCATCGCCCGCGCGCTCGACGCTGTGCCCGAGTCGACGCTCACCACCGCCGGCATGGTCGTCGGCTCGCCCAGCTACATGTCGCCCGAGCAGATCACGGGCGACCCGGTCACCGCCGCGAGCGATGTGTTCTGCCTCGGCGGCGTGCTCGCCTACGCGGCGACGGGACGTCCGCCCTTCGGATCGCCGTCCGGGGCCGGAGGCGTGCACTCGGTGATGTTCCGTATCGCCTCCGAGGAACCGGACCTCGCGGGCCTGGACGACGAGCCCGAGCCGGGCGGGTCGGGCGATCCACGCGACCCACGCGAACCGGCCGGACCGCGCAAGGCGGGCGATCGGGCCGGACCCGGTAGCGGCATGGGGCCGATGCGGAAGCTGATCGCCGACTGCCTCGACAAGGACCCCGAGAACCGGCCCGCGCCCGAAGAGGTCGTGGAGCGGGTGCAGCCCATCGCGACCGGCATCTCGGCACCCCCGTGGCTGCCCGCCGGACTCCTGGCCGAACTGGGGCGCCACGCCGCCGAGTTGCTCGACGCCGAAACGCCCCCTTCGGGCTCCGGGCGGCCCGGGGCCCCCGTACTCCCGACCGCCTCGCCGGCCCCGTCGGCTCCCGGCGCTTCCCCGGAAACGGCAGGGCAAGCGGAAGCGCCGTCCGAGTCCGGCACCCCGTCCCCGTCGGACAGCTCGCTCTCCTCGGGGACGACGGCACCCGAACCGGCGACACCCACCGAGGTCCGCCGTCCCGACGGCGACCCCGCCAGCGGATCCCGGCCCAGGCGCCCCCGGCGGGTGGGGCGGGCGCTGCTGGTCGCGGCCGGTGTGGTGGTGCTGGTCGGCGCCGGGGTGGCCGCCGGTACGGGGCTGGGGCCGCTGGGCGACGACGAGAAGAAGAAGGAATCGCGGTCGGACTCCGACGTGCCCCCGGAGTACGTCGGCACCTGGGTCGGCGCCGTGGAGCGCGACGGCCGGCCGACGGGACAGCACCGCCGCTTCGTCATCACCGAGGGCAACGAGGGTGAGGTCGTCGCCAACAGCGTCAGCCTGGGCACCGACTACGAGTGCAAGAGCGACGGCAAGCTCGAGGGGAAGGCCGGATCAGCCTCGGGCGTGGGGCTGCGGCTGAACACCAAGGTCGTCAAGAGCCTGCCCGAGGGCAAGTGCGCGGCGATCGGCGAGCACACGCTGCTGGCCAAGCCCGGCGACACCCTCGAATGGCGCGCCGCGGGCCGTACCGCCACCTTGCACAAGGTCGCCTCGCCGGAGAAGATCCCGCAGGAACTGGTGGGTAAGTGGCAGCGGCAGCTGGCCAACGGAGGCCAGCAGACGCTGACCATCGCCGCCGACGACATCGACGGCAAGGGCCTCTCGATGATCTCGAACGGCGTCGAGCGCTGCGAGGCGGACGCCGATGTGTTCTCCGTCGGGACCGACACCGACCCCGTACGGGTGGCGCCGCCCGAGGTCGACAGGACCGTGTCCCGCGGCGCCTGCCAGGCCGGCAACGCCTCCACCCTGCGGCTCGACGGCGAAACCCTGCGGCGGGAGTTCCCGGACGGCGGCGCCGTGGTGTACGAGCGCGCGGAATGA
- a CDS encoding adenylosuccinate synthase: MPALVLLGAQWGDEGKGKATDLLGGSVDYVVRYQGGNNAGHTVVVGDQKYALHLLPSGILSPGCVPVIGNGVVVDPSVLLSELSGLNERGVDTSKLLLSGNAHLITPYHATLDKVTERFLGTRKIGTTGRGIGPSYADKINRVGIRVQDLFDESILLQKVEAALDFKNQILAKLYNRRAISPQQVVEELLGYADQIKGYVADTTLILNRAIDDDKVVLFEGGQGTLLDVDHGTYPFVTSSNPTAGGACTGSGVGPTKISRVIGILKAYTTRVGAGPFPTELFDEDGEALRTIGGEFGVTTGRNRRCGWFDAVIARYATRVNGLTDFFLTKLDVLTGWEQIPVCVAYEVDGERTTELPYNQSDFHHAKPVYEYLPGWSEDITKAKTFADLPKNAQAYVKTLEEMSGAPISAIGVGPGRDETIEVNSFL; this comes from the coding sequence GTGCCCGCACTTGTGCTGCTCGGTGCTCAGTGGGGTGACGAAGGCAAGGGAAAGGCCACCGACCTGCTCGGCGGCTCGGTCGATTACGTGGTGCGCTACCAGGGCGGCAACAACGCCGGCCACACGGTCGTCGTCGGCGACCAGAAGTACGCGCTCCACCTTCTCCCTTCCGGAATTCTCTCCCCGGGATGTGTCCCGGTCATCGGCAACGGGGTCGTCGTCGACCCGTCGGTCCTGCTCTCCGAGCTGAGCGGACTGAACGAGCGCGGCGTCGACACCTCCAAGCTCCTGCTCAGCGGTAACGCTCACCTGATCACGCCGTATCACGCCACCCTCGACAAGGTGACGGAACGCTTCCTCGGCACGCGGAAGATCGGTACCACGGGCCGCGGCATCGGGCCCTCCTACGCCGACAAGATCAACCGGGTCGGCATCCGCGTCCAGGACCTCTTCGACGAGTCGATCCTGCTCCAGAAGGTCGAGGCGGCCCTCGACTTCAAGAACCAGATCCTCGCCAAGCTCTACAACCGCCGCGCGATCTCCCCGCAGCAGGTCGTGGAGGAGCTGCTGGGCTACGCGGACCAGATCAAGGGCTATGTCGCCGACACCACCTTGATCCTCAACAGGGCCATCGACGACGACAAGGTCGTCCTCTTCGAGGGCGGCCAGGGCACGCTGCTGGACGTCGACCACGGCACGTACCCCTTCGTCACCTCCTCCAACCCGACCGCGGGCGGCGCCTGCACGGGCTCGGGCGTGGGCCCGACGAAGATCAGCCGCGTGATCGGCATCCTCAAGGCGTACACCACGCGCGTGGGCGCCGGCCCCTTCCCGACCGAGCTGTTCGACGAGGACGGCGAGGCGCTGCGGACCATCGGCGGCGAGTTCGGCGTCACCACGGGCCGCAACCGCCGCTGCGGCTGGTTCGACGCGGTCATCGCCCGCTACGCGACCCGCGTCAACGGCCTCACCGACTTCTTCCTCACCAAGCTGGACGTGCTCACCGGCTGGGAGCAGATCCCGGTCTGCGTCGCCTACGAGGTCGACGGCGAGCGCACCACCGAACTCCCCTACAACCAGAGCGACTTCCACCACGCCAAGCCCGTCTACGAGTACCTCCCGGGCTGGAGCGAGGACATCACGAAGGCCAAGACCTTCGCCGACCTCCCGAAGAACGCCCAGGCGTACGTGAAGACCCTGGAAGAGATGTCCGGCGCCCCCATCTCCGCCATCGGCGTAGGACCGGGCCGCGACGAGACGATCGAGGTCAACTCCTTCCTGTAA